One bacterium DNA segment encodes these proteins:
- the carB gene encoding carbamoyl-phosphate synthase large subunit: protein MPKRTDISTIMLIGSGPIVIGQACEFDYSGTQACKALKEEGYRVVLVNSNPATIMTDPEFADRTYVEPLSAPILAKIIERERPDALLPTIGGQTALNLAIELAESGVLEQFDVELIGAKIGPIKKAEDRDLFKAAMEKIGLAVPPSGIAHTMEEARALKDRIGLPLIIRPSRTLGGTGGNIAVTEDEYERYAAAGLAASPISEILVEESIAGWKEFELEVMRDRNDNVVIICSIENLDPMGVHTGDSITVAPAQTLTDKEYQILRDASLAIIREIGVDTGGSNIQFAVHPENGRLAVIEMNPRVSRSSALASKATGFPIAKIAAKLAVGYTLDEIRNDITRETPASFEPTIDYVVTKIPRFTFEKFSQTPDVLTTQMKSVGEAMAIGRTFKESLQKALRSLEVDSYGFDDKGRGPRLSGAALDEKLRVPNARRIWYVADAYRQGYTTERLFALSKIDPWFLENIAQIVAEETRVSLAPDALRRAKEMGFSDVRLAHLLDRSEEEIRQARRADGITPAYKTVDTCGAEFVAHTPYLYSTYDHEDESGVTARRKIMILGGGPNRIGQGIEFDYCCVHAAFALKEAGFETIMVNCNPETVSTDYDTSDKLYFEPLTREDVLGIVAKEKPDGVIVQFGGQTPLKLAVPLEQAGVPIIGTSPDAIDRAEDRERFAALLTQLGLRQPRNGTALTVDGAIDAARRIGYPVLVRPSYVLGGRAMEIVFDDDALRRYMDRAVEIGPGRPVLVDQFLEDAIELDVDAISDGETIVVAGIMEHIERAGVHSGDSACSLPTHSMTDGVLAEVRRQTVALARELGVVGLMNIQFAIQGDAVFILEVNPRASRTVPFVSKVIGRPLAKLAARVMVGEKLTDLGFTSEIVPTHIAVKEAVFPFAKFPGVDTLLGPEMKSTGEVMGIDTSFGVAFAKAQLAAGNLLPLAGTAFLSVEDGDKASLVPVARHLASAGFRLIGTRGTAAYLSGQGIAIEGINKVQDGSPHAVDEIRNGRIHLVINTPKGSGAQRDSFPLRRAALEWKVPYFTTIAGAAAAAEGIEYLRRQALSVRSLQEYHGRG, encoded by the coding sequence ATGCCCAAACGCACCGATATCTCGACCATCATGTTGATCGGCTCCGGGCCGATCGTCATCGGCCAGGCCTGTGAGTTCGACTACTCCGGCACGCAGGCCTGCAAGGCGCTCAAGGAAGAGGGCTATCGGGTCGTCCTGGTGAACTCGAACCCGGCGACGATCATGACCGATCCCGAGTTCGCCGACCGCACCTACGTCGAGCCGCTGAGCGCGCCGATCCTGGCCAAGATCATCGAGCGCGAGCGCCCCGATGCGCTGCTGCCCACCATCGGCGGCCAGACGGCGCTCAACCTGGCGATCGAGCTCGCCGAATCCGGCGTGCTGGAGCAATTCGACGTCGAGCTGATCGGCGCCAAGATCGGCCCGATCAAGAAGGCCGAGGATCGCGACCTCTTCAAGGCGGCGATGGAGAAGATCGGGCTCGCGGTGCCGCCGAGCGGCATCGCGCACACCATGGAGGAGGCGCGGGCGCTCAAGGATCGCATCGGCCTGCCGCTGATCATCCGCCCCTCGCGCACCCTCGGCGGCACGGGCGGCAACATCGCCGTCACCGAGGACGAGTACGAGCGCTACGCCGCCGCCGGCCTCGCCGCCTCGCCGATCAGCGAGATCCTGGTCGAGGAGTCGATCGCGGGCTGGAAGGAATTCGAGCTCGAGGTGATGCGCGACCGCAACGACAACGTGGTCATCATCTGCTCGATCGAGAACCTCGACCCGATGGGCGTCCACACCGGCGACAGCATCACGGTCGCCCCGGCGCAGACGCTCACCGACAAGGAGTACCAGATCCTGCGCGACGCCTCGCTGGCGATCATCCGCGAGATCGGCGTCGACACCGGCGGCTCCAACATCCAGTTCGCCGTCCACCCCGAGAACGGCCGTCTGGCGGTGATCGAGATGAACCCGCGCGTGTCGCGCAGCTCGGCGCTGGCCAGCAAGGCCACCGGCTTCCCGATCGCCAAGATCGCGGCCAAGCTGGCGGTCGGCTACACGCTCGACGAGATCCGCAACGACATCACCCGCGAGACGCCGGCCAGCTTCGAGCCGACGATCGACTACGTGGTCACCAAGATCCCGCGCTTCACGTTCGAGAAGTTCAGCCAGACGCCCGACGTCCTGACGACGCAGATGAAATCGGTGGGCGAGGCGATGGCGATCGGCCGCACCTTCAAGGAGTCGCTGCAGAAGGCGCTGCGCTCGCTCGAGGTCGATTCCTACGGCTTCGACGACAAGGGCCGCGGCCCCCGCCTGAGCGGCGCGGCGCTCGACGAGAAGCTGCGCGTCCCCAACGCCCGCCGCATCTGGTACGTCGCCGACGCCTACCGCCAGGGCTACACGACCGAGCGCCTCTTCGCGCTGTCGAAGATCGATCCCTGGTTCCTGGAGAACATCGCCCAGATCGTCGCCGAGGAGACGCGCGTCAGCCTGGCGCCCGACGCGCTCCGCCGCGCCAAGGAGATGGGCTTCTCCGACGTGCGCCTGGCGCATCTCCTCGACCGCAGCGAGGAGGAGATCCGGCAGGCGCGACGCGCCGATGGCATCACGCCGGCCTACAAGACCGTGGACACCTGCGGCGCCGAGTTCGTCGCCCACACGCCGTACCTCTACTCGACCTACGACCACGAGGATGAGAGCGGCGTCACCGCGCGTCGGAAGATCATGATCCTCGGCGGCGGCCCGAACCGCATCGGCCAGGGCATCGAGTTCGACTACTGCTGCGTCCATGCCGCCTTCGCGCTCAAGGAAGCCGGGTTCGAGACCATCATGGTCAATTGCAACCCGGAAACCGTGAGCACCGACTACGACACGTCGGACAAGCTCTACTTCGAGCCGCTCACCCGCGAGGACGTGCTCGGCATCGTGGCCAAGGAAAAGCCGGACGGGGTCATCGTGCAGTTCGGCGGCCAGACGCCGCTCAAGCTCGCCGTGCCGCTGGAGCAGGCCGGGGTGCCGATCATCGGCACCTCGCCCGACGCCATCGACCGCGCCGAGGATCGCGAGCGCTTCGCCGCGCTCCTCACCCAGCTCGGCCTGCGCCAGCCGCGCAACGGCACCGCGCTCACCGTCGATGGCGCCATCGACGCGGCCCGCCGCATCGGCTACCCGGTGCTCGTCCGCCCCTCCTACGTGCTCGGCGGCCGAGCGATGGAAATCGTCTTCGACGACGATGCCCTGCGCCGCTACATGGACCGCGCGGTGGAGATCGGACCCGGCCGCCCGGTGCTGGTCGACCAGTTCCTCGAGGACGCGATCGAGCTGGACGTCGACGCCATCAGCGATGGCGAGACCATCGTCGTCGCCGGCATCATGGAGCACATCGAACGCGCCGGCGTGCACTCCGGCGACAGCGCCTGCTCGCTGCCGACGCACTCGATGACCGACGGGGTGCTCGCCGAGGTGCGCCGGCAGACCGTCGCCCTGGCGCGCGAGCTCGGGGTCGTCGGCCTGATGAACATCCAATTCGCGATCCAGGGCGACGCGGTCTTCATCCTCGAGGTCAACCCACGCGCCTCGCGAACCGTGCCCTTCGTCAGCAAGGTCATCGGCCGTCCGCTCGCCAAGTTGGCGGCGCGGGTCATGGTCGGCGAGAAGCTGACGGACCTCGGGTTCACCAGCGAAATCGTGCCGACCCACATCGCGGTGAAGGAAGCGGTATTTCCCTTCGCGAAGTTCCCGGGCGTCGACACGCTGCTCGGTCCGGAGATGAAATCGACCGGCGAGGTGATGGGCATCGACACCTCCTTCGGCGTCGCTTTCGCCAAGGCGCAGCTCGCCGCCGGGAACCTCCTGCCGCTCGCCGGCACCGCCTTCCTGAGCGTCGAGGACGGTGACAAGGCGAGCCTCGTCCCGGTCGCTCGACACCTCGCCAGCGCCGGCTTCCGTCTGATCGGCACCCGTGGCACCGCCGCCTACCTGAGCGGGCAGGGGATCGCCATCGAAGGCATCAACAAGGTGCAGGACGGCAGCCCACACGCGGTGGACGAGATCCGCAACGGCCGCATCCACCTGGTGATCAACACCCCCAAGGGGAGCGGTGCGCAGCGCGACTCGTTCCCCCTGCGCCGCGCCGCGCTCGAGTGGAAGGTACCGTACTTCACCACCATCGCCGGGGCCGCCGCCGCCGCCGAAGGCATCGAGTACCTGCGACGGCAGGCCCTGTCCGTCCGCTCCCTGCAGGAGTACCACGGCCGCGGCTGA
- the carA gene encoding glutamine-hydrolyzing carbamoyl-phosphate synthase small subunit, with protein MTAILALSDGTIFKGTAFGARAEAVGEVVFNTSMTGYQEVLTDPSYCGQLVAMTYPEIGNVGINPEDVESSRPWVEGFIVKEYWQTPSNWRATQSLGDYLAGHGIPGIQGIDTRALVRLLRDKGSLNGVLSSVDLDPERLVRRARQAPSMEGQDLVTRVTCAAPYDWQEGSWTLERGYENAQRPGRHFVVAYDFGIKRNILRNLIQAGCRVRVVPASTPAADVLAMEPDGVFLSNGPGDPAAVPYAAEAVRDLVGKVPIFGICLGHQILGLALGGTTYKLKFGHHGGNQPVMDLTTGKVEITSQNHGFAVDVDSLGGRATLTHVNLNDRTVEGLTHTELPLFSVQYHPESSPGPHDANYLFRRFVDLMDTAR; from the coding sequence ATGACGGCCATCCTCGCACTGTCGGACGGGACCATCTTCAAGGGCACGGCCTTCGGCGCCCGCGCCGAGGCGGTCGGCGAGGTGGTCTTCAACACCTCCATGACCGGCTACCAGGAGGTGCTCACCGATCCGTCGTACTGCGGCCAATTGGTGGCGATGACGTATCCGGAGATCGGCAACGTCGGCATCAACCCCGAGGATGTCGAATCGTCGCGGCCCTGGGTCGAGGGCTTCATCGTCAAGGAGTACTGGCAGACGCCGAGCAACTGGCGCGCGACCCAGTCCCTGGGCGACTATCTGGCGGGGCACGGCATCCCCGGCATCCAGGGCATCGACACCCGCGCCCTGGTGCGGCTGCTGCGCGACAAGGGCAGCCTCAACGGCGTCCTCTCCAGCGTCGACCTCGACCCCGAGCGCCTGGTGCGCAGGGCGCGTCAGGCGCCGAGCATGGAGGGCCAGGACCTGGTGACGCGCGTCACCTGCGCGGCGCCGTACGACTGGCAGGAGGGGTCGTGGACGCTCGAGCGCGGCTACGAGAACGCCCAGCGCCCCGGACGCCACTTCGTCGTCGCCTACGACTTCGGCATCAAGCGCAACATCCTCCGCAACCTGATCCAGGCCGGGTGTCGGGTCCGGGTCGTTCCGGCGTCAACGCCGGCGGCCGACGTTCTGGCGATGGAGCCGGACGGCGTCTTCCTCTCGAACGGTCCCGGCGATCCCGCCGCCGTGCCCTACGCCGCCGAGGCGGTGCGCGATCTGGTCGGCAAGGTGCCGATCTTCGGCATCTGCCTCGGCCACCAGATCCTCGGCCTGGCGCTCGGCGGCACGACCTACAAGCTCAAATTCGGGCATCACGGCGGCAACCAGCCGGTGATGGACCTCACCACCGGCAAGGTCGAGATCACGAGCCAGAACCACGGCTTCGCGGTCGACGTCGACTCGCTCGGCGGCAGGGCCACGCTGACGCACGTCAACCTCAACGACCGGACCGTCGAGGGCCTCACCCATACCGAGTTGCCTCTGTTCTCCGTCCAGTACCACCCGGAGTCGTCGCCGGGCCCACACGACGCCAACTACCTGTTCCGTCGCTTCGTCGACCTGATGGACACCGCCCGCTGA
- a CDS encoding dihydroorotase produces MGSVLISGGTVVDPATGRHGAFDVRLEEGRIAAVAEPGGAGNADVQIDASGCWVTPGLIDMHVHLREPGYEYKETVLTGAQAAVAGGFTAVACMANTNPVNDTGAVTKYIVEKAAAARLARVYPIGAVSVGLQGERLAEIGEMREAGIVAVSDDGKPIMDSALMRRALEYSAMFGLAVIAHEEDRALAGEGCMNEGPTAFRLGLKGMPAAAEEAMVARDIALLERTGGRLHIAHASTAGTIDLVRRAKARGLAVTVEATPHHFTLTEDAVGEYDTNAKMNPPLRQRQDVEAVIAALRDGTVDAIASDHAPHHRDEKDVEFECAAHGIVGLETSLALSLALVREHGVDIETLVRAMSVTPARILGVPGGNLAVGEIGDVTVIDPAVAWEVDPDRFHSKSRNTPFANWALTGQARATLVGGEVKWQAIPPLAAARKRSAAR; encoded by the coding sequence ATGGGAAGCGTTCTGATCAGCGGCGGCACGGTCGTCGACCCGGCCACCGGTCGCCATGGCGCCTTCGACGTGCGCCTCGAGGAGGGGCGCATCGCGGCCGTCGCCGAGCCTGGCGGCGCCGGGAACGCCGACGTGCAGATCGATGCCAGCGGTTGCTGGGTCACCCCCGGGCTCATCGACATGCACGTGCACCTGCGCGAGCCGGGGTACGAGTACAAGGAGACGGTGCTGACGGGCGCCCAGGCCGCCGTGGCCGGCGGCTTCACCGCCGTCGCGTGCATGGCCAACACCAACCCGGTGAACGACACCGGCGCCGTCACGAAGTACATCGTCGAGAAGGCGGCCGCGGCGCGGCTGGCGCGCGTCTACCCGATCGGCGCCGTGTCGGTGGGCCTGCAGGGCGAGCGCCTGGCGGAGATCGGCGAGATGCGCGAGGCGGGGATCGTCGCCGTCTCCGACGACGGCAAACCGATCATGGACAGCGCGCTGATGCGCCGCGCCCTCGAGTACAGCGCGATGTTCGGCCTGGCGGTCATCGCGCACGAGGAGGATCGGGCGCTGGCCGGCGAGGGATGCATGAACGAGGGGCCGACGGCGTTCCGCCTCGGCCTGAAGGGGATGCCCGCCGCGGCCGAGGAGGCGATGGTGGCGCGCGACATCGCGCTCCTCGAACGCACCGGCGGCCGCCTCCACATCGCCCACGCCAGCACCGCCGGCACCATCGACCTGGTGCGGCGCGCCAAGGCGCGCGGCCTCGCGGTGACGGTGGAGGCGACGCCGCACCACTTCACGCTGACCGAGGACGCGGTGGGCGAGTACGACACCAACGCCAAGATGAATCCGCCATTGCGCCAGCGCCAGGACGTCGAGGCGGTGATCGCGGCGCTGCGCGACGGCACCGTCGACGCCATCGCCAGCGATCACGCGCCGCACCATCGCGACGAGAAGGACGTCGAGTTCGAGTGCGCCGCGCACGGCATCGTCGGCCTCGAGACGTCGCTGGCGCTGAGCCTGGCGCTGGTCCGCGAGCACGGGGTCGACATCGAGACCCTGGTGCGGGCGATGAGCGTCACCCCGGCGCGCATCCTCGGCGTGCCCGGGGGCAACCTGGCGGTCGGCGAGATCGGCGACGTCACGGTGATCGATCCCGCCGTCGCCTGGGAGGTCGATCCGGACCGCTTCCACTCGAAGTCGCGCAACACGCCCTTCGCCAACTGGGCGCTCACCGGCCAGGCGCGCGCCACCCTCGTCGGCGGCGAGGTGAAATGGCAGGCGATCCCGCCCCTGGCGGCGGCGAGGAAGCGGAGCGCGGCGCGATGA